One genomic segment of Candidatus Aminicenantes bacterium includes these proteins:
- a CDS encoding zinc metalloprotease HtpX, translating to MVNNLKTVLLLGALSGIFLFIGGMAGGQQGMLLALAFAGLTNFVAYWFSDTFVLKSYRASELPESEAPKVHAMVRELSQQAQIPMPKIYVFDQESPNAFATGRNPAKAAIALSRGIIQLMGEAELRGVIAHELTHVINRDTLLATIAATLASAIMFLGYQMRWLGLFSGGGHDDDRRGGVLGMIMMAVLAPLAATIIQLAISRSREYRADAGAAQMTHNPEGLATALEKLTAYAKRLPLQATQQTAHLFIVSPLSGKSLLSLFSTHPPLEERVARLRQMRFS from the coding sequence ATCGTGAATAACCTGAAAACCGTTCTATTGCTTGGAGCCCTGAGCGGGATATTTTTGTTTATCGGCGGCATGGCCGGCGGCCAGCAGGGCATGCTGCTGGCCCTGGCGTTTGCCGGCCTGACCAACTTCGTCGCCTACTGGTTTTCCGATACGTTCGTTCTCAAATCCTACCGGGCCAGCGAATTGCCCGAGAGCGAAGCACCAAAGGTCCACGCCATGGTCCGTGAGCTTTCCCAGCAGGCGCAGATTCCCATGCCCAAAATCTATGTTTTCGACCAGGAATCCCCGAACGCCTTCGCCACCGGCCGCAATCCGGCCAAAGCGGCTATCGCCCTTTCCCGGGGCATCATCCAACTGATGGGGGAGGCCGAGTTGAGGGGGGTGATCGCCCACGAGCTGACCCATGTCATCAACCGCGACACGCTGCTGGCCACCATTGCCGCCACCCTGGCCAGTGCCATCATGTTTTTGGGCTACCAGATGCGCTGGCTTGGCCTGTTTTCTGGCGGCGGGCACGATGACGACAGGAGAGGCGGCGTACTGGGCATGATCATGATGGCCGTATTGGCTCCCCTGGCCGCCACCATCATCCAGCTGGCCATTTCCCGTTCCCGGGAGTACCGGGCCGACGCCGGAGCCGCCCAGATGACCCACAATCCAGAAGGCCTGGCAACGGCCCTGGAAAAGCTGACCGCCTATGCCAAGAGACTTCCCCTGCAGGCCACCCAGCAAACGGCGCACCTGTTCATCGTTTCGCCCTTGAGCGGCAAGAGCCTGCTGTCCCTCTTTTCAACCCATCCGCCGCTCGAGGAGCGGGTGGCCCGACTGCGCCAGATGCGCTTCAGCTGA
- a CDS encoding septum formation initiator family protein: MNNKENSLFQSRGLALLLVFFLLILIMAFIFGDRGLLEIIKTQKQIKALQQTIKELESEKLRLTKEIDMLRENPMALEEKAREKLWLMKKNEKVVVLVKEKKEVNRE, encoded by the coding sequence TTGAACAATAAGGAAAATTCGCTTTTCCAATCCCGGGGCCTGGCCCTGCTGCTGGTTTTCTTTCTCCTGATTCTGATCATGGCCTTCATTTTCGGGGACCGCGGCCTTCTGGAGATTATCAAGACCCAAAAGCAGATCAAGGCCCTGCAGCAAACCATCAAGGAACTCGAATCCGAAAAACTCAGGTTGACCAAGGAAATCGACATGCTGCGCGAAAATCCAATGGCGCTTGAGGAAAAGGCGCGTGAAAAATTGTGGCTGATGAAAAAAAATGAAAAGGTCGTCGTCCTGGTCAAAGAAAAGAAGGAGGTGAATCGTGAATAA